One Homo sapiens chromosome 13, GRCh38.p14 Primary Assembly genomic window carries:
- the ABHD13 gene encoding protein ABHD13 produces MEKSWMLWNFVERWLIALASWSWALCRISLLPLIVTFHLYGGIILLLLIFISIAGILYKFQDVLLYFPEQPSSSRLYVPMPTGIPHENIFIRTKDGIRLNLILIRYTGDNSPYSPTIIYFHGNAGNIGHRLPNALLMLVNLKVNLLLVDYRGYGKSEGEASEEGLYLDSEAVLDYVMTRPDLDKTKIFLFGRSLGGAVAIHLASENSHRISAIMVENTFLSIPHMASTLFSFFPMRYLPLWCYKNKFLSYRKISQCRMPSLFISGLSDQLIPPVMMKQLYELSPSRTKRLAIFPDGTHNDTWQCQGYFTALEQFIKEVVKSHSPEEMAKTSSNVTII; encoded by the coding sequence ATGGAAAAGTCCTGGATGCTGTGGAACTTTGTTGAAAGATGGCTAATAGCCTTGGCTTCATGGTCTTGGGCTCTCTGCCGTATTTCTCTTTTACCTTTAATAGTGACTTTTCATCTGTATGGAGGCATTATCTTACTTTTGTTAATATTCATATCAATAGCAGGTATTCTGTATAAATTCCAGGATGTATTGCTTTATTTTCCAGAACAGCCATCCTCTTCACGTCTTTATGTTCCCATGCCCACTGGCATTCcacatgaaaacattttcatcagaACCAAAGATGGAATACGTCTGAATCTTATTTTGATACGATACACTGGAGACAATTCACCCTATTCCCcaactataatttattttcatgggAATGCAGGCAACATAGGTCACAGGTTGCCAAATGCATTACTTATGTTGGTTAACCTCAAAGTTAACCTTTTGCTGGTTGATTATCGAGGATATGGaaaaagtgaaggagaagcaagtgaAGAAGGACTCTACTTAGATTCTGAAGCTGTGTTAGACTACGTGATGACTAGACCTGACcttgataaaacaaaaatttttctttttggccgTTCCTTGGGTGGAGCAGTGGCTATTCATTTGGCTTCTGAAAATTCACATAGGATTTCAGCCATTATGGTGGAGAACACATTTTTAAGCATACCACATATGGCCAgcactttattttcattctttccgaTGCGTTACCTTCCTTTATGgtgctacaaaaataaatttttgtcctACAGAAAAATCTCTCAGTGTAGAATGCCTTCACTTTTCATCTCTGGACTCTCAGATCAATTAATTCCACCAGTAATGATGAAACAACTTTATGAACTCTCCCCATCTCGGACTAAGAGATTAGCCATTTTTCCAGATGGGACTCACAATGACACATGGCAGTGCCAAGGCTATTTCACTGCACTTGAACAGTTCATCAAAGAAGTCGTAAAGAGCCATTCTCCTGAAGAAATGGCAAAAACTTCATCTAATGTAACAATTATATAA